The following proteins are co-located in the Terriglobales bacterium genome:
- a CDS encoding STAS domain-containing protein, which yields MGCQVRRQGTVVLVDVQGKLSLGEGVDQFRAAITQALADGAKEVIVNLAQVPRLDSSGIGGLIRSHSLIKQQGGRMALVNPTEAVRQALKITLLDRVIACYDSESDALAAFATG from the coding sequence ATGGGGTGTCAGGTGCGGCGGCAGGGCACCGTGGTCCTGGTGGATGTCCAAGGAAAACTGTCGCTGGGAGAAGGCGTAGATCAGTTCCGTGCCGCCATCACGCAAGCGCTGGCCGACGGCGCCAAAGAGGTGATCGTCAACCTCGCCCAAGTGCCACGGCTGGATTCCTCCGGTATCGGAGGACTCATCCGCAGCCATTCCCTGATCAAGCAGCAAGGAGGCCGCATGGCGCTGGTGAATCCCACGGAAGCCGTGCGCCAGGCGCTGAAAATCACGCTGCTGGATCGGGTGATCGCCTGCTACGACTCAGAGAGCGACGCTTTGGCAGCGTTCGCGACCGGCTAG
- a CDS encoding DUF6800 family protein, translated as MTTPSRRPEIRRRRARKEKIARLRRQYVAAASEAERKRIVEKAKKSALGLSAEAFLAPLEAKKG; from the coding sequence ATGACCACTCCTTCCCGCAGGCCGGAGATCCGGCGCCGTCGCGCCCGCAAGGAAAAGATCGCCCGGCTCCGTCGTCAGTATGTCGCGGCTGCTTCCGAAGCCGAGCGCAAGCGAATCGTGGAGAAGGCGAAGAAATCGGCGCTCGGACTCTCCGCAGAAGCCTTTCTGGCGCCGCTGGAGGCGAAGAAGGGCTAG
- a CDS encoding Lrp/AsnC family transcriptional regulator, with amino-acid sequence MQDRLDRKAVRLLMRQGRASWAQVAEHLGLSAPAAAERVRRLEKQGVIRGYAALIRPESVGLLLNAFVMVTLERPQHRARFLRYIERLPEVSECHHIAGEDDYLLKVRCRNPAHLDEVINQKIKGVPGVTRTRTTIVLRTMKESVEVPLPE; translated from the coding sequence ATGCAAGATCGTCTGGATCGAAAGGCAGTGCGTTTGCTGATGCGTCAGGGCCGCGCGAGCTGGGCCCAGGTAGCCGAACATCTGGGGCTCTCGGCGCCGGCAGCAGCCGAGCGAGTGCGCCGCCTGGAGAAGCAAGGCGTCATTCGGGGATATGCGGCCCTCATCCGGCCGGAGTCGGTGGGGTTGCTGTTGAACGCGTTCGTAATGGTCACGCTGGAGCGACCACAGCATCGAGCGCGCTTCCTCCGCTATATCGAGCGGCTGCCCGAGGTGTCGGAGTGTCATCACATTGCGGGGGAAGACGACTACCTGCTGAAAGTCCGTTGCCGCAATCCTGCGCACTTGGACGAGGTCATCAACCAAAAGATCAAAGGCGTGCCTGGAGTCACGCGGACTCGCACCACGATTGTGTTGCGCACGATGAAGGAGTCGGTGGAAGTCCCCCTGCCGGAGTGA